Part of the Gemmatimonadota bacterium genome, GAAAGGCGAAGCTGCGGCGCGGCGCGTCCGATACGTTCGGCCCGCTGGCGTGGTAGGTATGCCGGTCGTGGAAACTGACCGCGCCGTGAGGCAGGACCGCCTCGACTTCCTCCCAGCTTTCTCCCTCGGGTACGGGGATATCCTTCTGCTGCGCTTCGTGGTCGTGCCCGAAGAAGTCGCCGCTGTCCAGCAGCCCCCACCGGTGCGAGCCCCGCAGGAACCGCATGGGGCCGGACTCCGCCGTCACGTCGCTCACGGCGACCCAGGCCGTGAACAAATCGCCTTCCATGTACTTCCAGTACTGCTTGTCTTGGTGCCAGCCGACGTTGCCCGCCACCTCGCCGCCGGGTGGTTTGTAGAGCATCTGCGACGCCCACAGCTGTACGCGCTTCGTGCCCAGCAGGGCCGCCGCCCAGCGTCCGATTTCGGGGTGCGAGGCCAGTTCATAGATGGTCCGGTCCGAAAGGTGGGCCTGGTCGATCTTGCGGATGCGCTTCGGGTCGTCTCCGGGGTTCCACGATCGTCGTGGCGGCTCGCCGGTCTCGTAATCTCCGGCCATGACCGCGTCCATGCGCGCCGTGACCCGGCTGATCAGGTCGGTGGGGATGATCGGCGGCGAAAAGTAAAACCCGTCGCGCCGGTATCTTTCGCCGGCATCCGGGGGAATCTGTACGGCGGGAATGGTGACAGCCATTCTGTTCTCGCTCATCGGGCGCTCACCAGTCCGGCTCTCATTCATCTGGTCCTCACCCATCCATTTCGTTCCTATCGACCCTTACTTCTCCGGCAGTGCGCTCGTGTACGTCTTCCCGTCCCTCGCCTCGTCGAATTCCTCGTTGGCGCGTTTGAGCAGGTCCGGGTCCCGCAACAGGTCCAGACCCGTCAGCGCCAGCGCCTTGGCCGCGAAGAGCATGCCCCTGGTGCCGATGGTCGAACCGGAGGAGGCCACCATCTGCCAGCTGTGGGCCGGCGTGCCCAGGGGCCAGCAGCAGGTCGTGATCTGTCCCGTGGGCGTGATCCAGCTCACGTCGCCCACGTCGGTCGACCCTTCGACGCCGGGCGGGGTGTCGCTGTGGGGAAGCACCTGCGTCC contains:
- a CDS encoding phytanoyl-CoA dioxygenase family protein; the protein is MSENRMAVTIPAVQIPPDAGERYRRDGFYFSPPIIPTDLISRVTARMDAVMAGDYETGEPPRRSWNPGDDPKRIRKIDQAHLSDRTIYELASHPEIGRWAAALLGTKRVQLWASQMLYKPPGGEVAGNVGWHQDKQYWKYMEGDLFTAWVAVSDVTAESGPMRFLRGSHRWGLLDSGDFFGHDHEAQQKDIPVPEGESWEEVEAVLPHGAVSFHDRHTYHASGPNVSDAPRRSFAFHLRTENTRPVEGRNDYYVQHLDDPAYCPVLYEA